AATACACCCAGACACACGTGTAAGCTCATAAAcacactaacaaacaaacatattacCATAGTATCGGGGTTGCCTCACATTTTTCCGCCCATTCACCACCGCCTGACTTTCAACCATTGGTATTTCTTCAACAAGTGACTGGAAAAAGGTACTTTTTCCAATGCCCTTTGACCTTCTACACTCGCCCGTACACTTGACATTCGTTCAGCTCCACGAAGGTCATTTTTAAACGAACTACTGCATAGAGCAGAGTCTTCCTGTGAGGAGACTTGATCAAGGCAGATGACACAGCAGCTCACGAGCAAGGATCACAATAAACTAGTGAAATAGCGCCCTCTACAGGTTTCAGTATGACTCGGTAATGTAGCGCACAGTAAAACAGCACATTTTGTCAGGAGGATTGTTTCAAAATTATGGCTTTTCTTTTgatgaaaaggaggaggagggtcaTGTGACCCAAATACGCAATGAACTCCGGCCgctggttgtaaagtgtccttgagtgtcttgaaaggcacttataaattaaatttattattattattattattattattattatctctaGCTGCACTTTCTGGATTTGTTTGGGCCTGATAGTTTCTGATTaataattttaaattttttttttttttgtttagtttttttccattgcaattttttttttaacaacggCATTGCCGTTCCACCGACTGTTTATTATTTGGTTTGCGCGACTACCACGGTAGACTGAAATGGTGTTGTGTAGATAGTTAAGCAGTTGTAAAGTCAGAGTGTAGAaagtaatgcaaaaaaatatatagaaaaaaaaaaactaaccaaagGAATGCAACGATGGGTTGGTGACCAGGCAGCAGGTTGACGATGGTTACCATGTCAGACTGGCAATCTTGACCTCATGGGTTTGAATTTCTGCTTGGGTGATGCTCTATGAtccgaatgaggacaagcaatatactaaattgatggatggatggtttgtgACCATTCTGAGCGTAGATGGGAGAAAGTTCCAGAAAGAAAACCTTGACTGCAGTCACTCCTGCTAAACTTGCACAACAGCAACAACCCTCTCTTACATTCCTGCACAGTCTACACCCAGAAAATGGTATCTCACCCAAAACCGCACAGATATGATCCAGTCCGGCCATGAACAGGCAAAATTATTTACAAAATAGAGGCATGGACATATTTTGGACCTTAACGGTTCCATATGAGTCGCCCATCTTAATATTATTGCACAATTATTGGTGAACAGTCGAGTCAGGGTTTGACAAAGTCATTTTCTCACGATGTGCGACCAGTTTCATCCTTGTCAGTATTTTCTGTCCGAGATAACATGTCATAAAGTCTCCCTTGTTTGGATTTATCTCTTATTTTCACAAGGCTGCGGGGGGTTCCAAGTGGGAGGCTTGGTTCATTCCACCTGGCCCGAGGTGCATCTACGGACAGCGCTTGTGTGTTTGCGTTGCATTAGGCGTCACGGCCTGCGCAACAGCGCCGGCTCCACTGGGTTTAGCCCGGTGGGATTTATGCAGGAAAGAGGGAGTGTGAGACGGGGGGTAGAGACGTGAGCTGgcgctgtgtgcgtgtgtgttgctcTGCCCTTCTATGGGTTGACTCCTCTGCCTGTTGGGTGAGATGTTTTGTTAACCTCGTCTAAGGGAAGCAAGGGTACGCGCCGCAGAATGAGCAGATAACAGGACGGAGGGCTGAAAATGAAACACGCTTGCTCAAGGTCTGTCTGTTCCTTTCCCATGActtaaccaacaaaaaaaaagaagaaaatttaAAACCCCCCCACGCATGAGAAGCTTCTCCATCCTTTCTAAAAGAATCGGAAGACTGACGCCGAGCCCTTCATTTGTATGGACTCGGTATTAGACAAGAGATGACATTTTCAGCTTTATTTGTCCCTGAATTGTCATTTGCCCGAATCAACCGATTTACATGAGAGCGACATTATTGAAACATGTCAGTTGGGTTGAGAAAAATGATTCTTACTGACGACGCACCAGCTAGCTCGCAACAAGCGCCGGCCGGCTGCCTACAAGTCCggtgaactcattcagtaccagccaattctggaccaagtctgaaaagacgtttataaacgtctttgggagtgaatgagttaagcacggAGTCACACCTAAATCGCTAATCGAGACAAGAACCATTCTCACGAAGGAAgcgatggtgggggggggggggggagacgcagAAGCCTTGCTAATTGCTattcaactcattcagtaccagccaattctggaccacgtctgaaaagacgtttataaacgtctttgggagtgaatgagttaagattgaCACGCATTCGCCAGACACGGGAATCAAGTGCTTAGGAAAACGAGTAATTTGCAGATGTCTGACTGGAACCATGTTCAAGTTGCGCATATATCCAATTTAGCACAGGAAAAATGCAGGCGGATAAGTTTCTGGACTCTGGACAACAAATTCAATTTATGTTTCCAGACAAGACAATACAGGTTGCTGTTCCACATCATGTGAATTTAAGAACTAAAAATGGTTGATCATATCAAAGAGAATTCACGTCAACATTCATGACATTGTCGCCGGGTTTATTACATCATAAAAAATAGTCCTTGCTTCAAATCCATGGGAttaaccaggaaaaaaaatgctcctcgAAATGAGAAATTTGCTCCTCAAAATGGAATCACTGATTAGAAAAGTTGCTCCATAGAGTATTTTTTTCACGCTTTTCAGCGTCTAATGCTGAAGCGGTCAGCCGTCCTCCGCCGTCAAACTCAACCCACTGACATGCTGGAAACAAAGCCAGCAAGAAACATGCTTGGTGCGGGTTGCATACTAGAGCGCCATCATGGAAACTGTGTCCGTCTTCATCATGAAGACGGTCCGAGTCAATCTACAACAAGTGAGTCACCGCGAGGTCACTTGCGAGTGTGGACTGTATGTTGGTGGATATGGCTGAGATGCTGCGGAGTAGCAGGGGAGCGAGGTTATCGCCGTGATGAGTGCTGAATACGGACATTGTCTGGTTGGGGCCGGGCAACGGCCTTCAAAGAGGCGGCGAGAGAGGAGGATTATCTGCGCTGTTGAGAGGATGAGATGAGAAGGGGACCTGGAAAGAAAGGAGGTGTTTGACCTCCGAGACTTCTGAAAGGGCGATGGGGAAACTGCTTGctctctcatttgtttttttgggggtttttttcttgcccGTTAAGAAATGTTGGAAATCCAATTCAGGCTCAAATTGTCGTTTTCATCGAAACGGAATTAACTACGGTGATAATTTATGAGTCGCGATAGCCGTAGATGTGTAAAAGGGACAAAATACGGAGTCacaacaagtgaaaaaaaaagtgaactgctGTTGATGGTGAAACAGAATTTGAATGTcatgatctgttttttttcccaatatatttactttgttgtgttttttttttcatgtttgtctcATTAGGTTTCTGTCCATGTGTCCTCATCagacccctccctccccccacccccctccgtcACTTTTATGTCTACCAATCAGCTCCTTAAGCCACTGGCgacttgtccaggtgtttcgtGTTGTCTTGTCAGTTTGTTCGAATATAATTCCCTGCTCAGGCTTGATTGTctcatgactttttttggtgTACCTGACGTGTTCCCTTCTCTAACTCTGTTTCGTATTTTGATTGGCTGCGCTGTTATTTGGACTTCTATGAATTGAGTATATTTAGATTCCCCAGGCCTTTTGTATAATTTTTGGaaaattaattcaattttaACTCTATTAGTGAGTTAACTAAACAAATTAACtcaattttgttttgagttCCTGCCTTGCCTCCCGACACTTGGGCCCAGACAACAACCATGCTTGACCTTGACGCCCAATCAttctttctcttttctctcttttcatgtcttctttcttttggtattttgttattttttttacagactaTGGAAATTGaaattcttgcttttttttttgagtatcCCAGTAAAGTGCTTTGAATCATTTCAGCAGAATTTCCCAAGCTCTGGCGATGCGCCACTCTATTCCACTGAAAAAGACACGCAAGGGCTTTGCGGAGGGTACGTGTGGTCCTGGGAACTCATAACCCAGGACTCATAAAACGGGCTTCAGAGACCTTAAGGAAAACCTGGTAGGCTGTCCTGCGGCAGAATAAGAGCATTTAAGTCCGTTGGAGGACCACTTGTGTGCGTTCGTCTCAAAAGCAACTCGAATactaaagcaatttttttttttggggtggggggtattttTGCTAACGTCTGGTTTTGACAACAAAAGATAAGATTGAGTCATCAAATGATTGAAATGTTAAAGAAGTGACATACTTTaagtttttgtgttttcctgattaaaaagaaaaagttaactAAATCATCGTTGCCTGTCATACTTTTGGATCGTTCAAAGTGTTGCTTCTGGCCataaaatagctttttttttcttcttttttttaaacacgtgcGCAATGGCAGTGGACTCGTTTCAGACTCAACAAGCAATCAAACATGACATGTCGGGAACCTTTGGGCTGCTTAGACAGTACAGAATCAAGGCCCCGACCTCAAAGCGGAATTCGATGTCGGAAATGGTGAAAGCCTATTTCTGTGAAGCGCAGCTGGGCCTGGAGATATGAGAGTGAAGTGAGTTGCGGTTGCTTGTCGGCGGTCAGGGCATCAAAACCGATGCCATTTTTCTCACACGTCCACAATTGTGCGTGCGCACGCTCGCGCATGTGAGTGTATGCCGTATATCTTTCTGACCTGTCTGGCCTCGAGGTGCTGTCTGTGATAAAGCACTTTCGCTCCTCACAGTGTACTCACCAACCAGACCTTCATCCGAAACATTCTCACAACATCATGGGAACTGAGCCTTGCCCCACCGAATGTGAACGGCGCTTTTTAGCAAAGTCACGCGATCCTCGCTTAACACTCCAACTGCCAGCTAAAACCACCACGCGCTGGCTGTATTTTCACGTATTTTCGCTCGATCGTGTCAGCGCAGTGTTGCGACACGGTGTTGCTCGTTCATACAAAGTCAAATCATTGCCATCATTTCTCTTGTTTTCCCCCCCATCAGGTACCTGGCCAAGCTATCGTCAGTCGGAAGCATCCGGGATGAGGAGACGTGCGAGAGGTTACGAGGCCTCATCCACAGACAGGTGCATTAAACGATGGCACGGCAAAACGGTGTTCAGTCACACCACGGCGATGAAATACAAACTTCCTAATTTGGTTCAAGGGGTGTCCTTTCAAAATGATCAGtgttgcaggggtgcccaaaacttttttgagcgacgatctacttttcgatcaaccaacctccctgcgatcgacccgttagCATGtgaacgatcgtagctcaccgatcgatcgcgatcgacctaatgggcacccctggtgtagagccacttattattattttcccgTTTTGATGTTTTGTCCCGAAAAAGCATTTTGCGCAATGCGCCCTGACCTCGCTGACGCGCCTTCTGTTCCGCTGCAGGTTCAGATCTGCAAGCGCAGCGTGGAGGTGATGGACGCGGTGCGCCGCGGCGCTCAGCTGGCGATAGACGAGTGTCAGTTCCAGTTCCGTAACCGTCGGTGGAATTGCTCCACTCTCGAGAGCATGCCCGTGTTTGGCAAAGTGGTCACCCAGGGTAAGTAAGCACAGCCGTGACAAGTCATTCGATGCAATTATTCATTACAACATTTATTCAACACCTTTGTCTTTTGTGCGTTCTGTGCATTATGAGTCAATgtgactgcgtgtgtgtgtttttttttttaaggcacccGCGAGGCTGCCTTTGTGTATGCCATCTCAGCAGCCAGTGTGGCGTTTGCGGTCACGAGGGCCTGCAGCAGCGGAGAGCTCGAAAAATGTGGCTGTGACCACAACGTGCACGGAGTCAGTCCAGAGGGTGCGTATCACACGCgtgcaaaataataattaaaaaaaaaattggcaagcACAACAACGCATCCAGTCGATTATACTTCCAATATTTGAAGAGAGCATCTGTTCTACATCATTTGTCATTCATCCGACGGGGGGAAAAATAGGTCGTTTAATTCTTCCACGATAAAGCCGTagctatgtaaaaaaaataacaagtcaagtagaaaaaaaaaaagtaaataaatgccGTTGCTTGAATGTGCATGAACTAAAAGTGGTGCTTGTGTGATTATCGCGGGCCTATTATCACTGACTCAGTGTTGCGCTGGTGTCAGACTGCGGTTGGAGCCAGACGGCAAAACAATGAGACCTCTTATAAGTAGAATGCAAAGTTGCTGACTTGTGGCGAATGGTTTGCTGGTTCAACACTATGAGGATCACCTCAGACATTTCAGTGTCATTTGATAccctatttggggggggggttagctattaaaaaataaaaaaaataataaaaaaagatctTCTCATGTCTTGTCACAGGATTCCAGTGGTCGGGATGCAGTGACAACATTGCTTACGGAGTGGCTTTTTCTCAGTCCTTTGTGGATGTGAGGGAGAGGAGTAAAGGCCAGTCCTCCAGTCGGGCCCTCATGAACCTGCACAACAATGAGGCCGGCAGGAAGGTAACTCGGGGGCTCTCACCGCATGTCGTGCTTGGGCCATCTATTCATTTTAACTTTGGGTTTTGTCATTACGATGTCATTACGAGATTCCTGTAGAGCAGCCTCGTCAAAGCCGCGTTTTGTTGTAGAAGTGGAGTCTGTAAGGTTCAGAACAATATTAATGTctatttgcacaaaaaaaaaaaagaaaaaaagatggtcAAATTGTCACACATCAACGTTTTATTGTTTCATCTTACGTGGTCAAACACAAGAGGTGTACCGAAATCATTTTACCACATTAAACTATTAATTAAACTATTACTATATAATTATAACTATTAAACTATTAAACTACTATAAACTATTATTAACATTAATtaaaggcccggtagtccagtggttagcacgtcggcttcacagtgcagagttaccgggttcgattccagctccggcctccctgtgtggagtttgcatgttctctccgggcctgcgtgggttttctccgggtgctccggtttcctcccacattccaaaaacatgcgtggcaggctgattgaacactctaaaaattgtccctaggtgtgaatgtgagcgtggatggttgttcgtctctgtgtgccctgcgattggctggcaaccgatttagggtgtcccccgcctactgcccgaagacagctgggataggctccagcaccccccgcgaccctagtgaggatcaagcggtttggaagatgaatgaataaagggcTTTCGGTTTGATGCGGCACAGTTCTACAAAAACGACAACGTCCGTAATCAGGACAGGCAGGCTCACTCCCGCCCCTAGTGGACATAagcggcatgaaaaaaaaatggacgctgGATGGACTTTGGCGTCaatccaaaatgagcattatttttgtAAAGATGGACTCTTGGGTACAGCGCTTGCATTTGATCTCCACTCATGGTTTACGATTTGCGAAACTGTCAAGTGAGCATGTTTGTTCTGCGCTGTCCTATTTGGAATGAAACCATCCCGCCAAGCGCATCAagtttgtggcatttttttcaGGCCATCCTGGCTCACATGCGCGTGGAGTGCAAATGTCACGGCGTGTCGGGCTCGTGCGAGGTGAAGACCTGCTGGAAAGCGATGCCCCCCTTCCGCAAAGTGGGCAACGTCATCAAGGAGAAGTTTGACGGGGCCACCGAGGTGGAACAGCGCAAAATGGGCTCCGCCAAAGTCCTGGTGCCTCGCAACTCCCAGTTCAAACCACACACCGATGAAGATCTGGTCTACTTAGAACCCAGCCCGGACTTCTGCGACCACGACCCCCGCACGCCGGGTATGCTGGGCACGGTGGGGCGCCAGTGTAACCGAACCTCCAAAGCCATCGACGGCTGCGAGCTGATGTGCTGCGGCCGCGGTTTTCAGACGCAACAGGTTGAGGTGGTGGACAGGTGCAGCTGTAAGTTCCACTGGTGCTGCTACGTCAAGTGCAAGCAGTGCCGCAAAATGGAGGAGATGCACACTTGCCGATGATGAAACGGGTCCTGCTGATGAACGGAACAGATGCCTCGCGCTCCTGATCGGGACTCGAGAGCACACAGGAGGATGAATGAAGCGCCTCCTTCAGCTGGATAGGACCAAAGCTTCGAACGCTCGCCAATGGAAACGCGACGAGCATCCGAGAAGGGCGCCGGCATCCACTTCCTTGTCATGCTCTTTGTGTCTTGTCAATCGTCGTCCTCCCTCTGCGCCTTCTTGTGATGTTTAActtatttgttgagactgaggAGCTTATCTGCGATTGACTAAGAAGGAGCGAGCAGTCTAGCGGAGATAAGGAGGGACAAACAGCATCCATGGGTGGGTGGCGTTAAGGGTTTTGGGGTCTTGAGGGGGGGCTGGCAGCCATCtgtccttgctgctgctgctgctgctgcttcgggGACTCGATGGGAGTGCTGCACGTCCATAAAAGACACATCGCAAAGACTGAATCCGCCATACATGGACTTGATGTGATTTGCTTTCCGTGCGCGCATGGCTGCACTGATCTAAGTCTTCGTCGGATGCGGTTTCATGACGCTGCTCTACTTACACATTTCACATGCCGACGTGATTCTTGTCCGAAGGGTGACGATGAATGACACGCGAAAGCCACTATCGCCgactttgtctctctctctctctcaaactcAAAAAGCGCCAGCATTaacggaagggaaaaaaaaagaaacactcgGAAGCACTCATTCCCGCTCAAAAAGATCCTTGCCGATCAATGGCAAGGAGAGCTAATAGACCCCGTTTACACCGAGCGGCACGGtttggttcagttttttttttcagaatcacaatcagaatcatctttattggccaagtatgtaagacacacaaggaatttgtctccggtataacatgctgcactagtatcatcgtaaacaacaaaatcattgaaccattttagagtaaccaggagttttgtagtaccattttgtagtacaagaagagtgactacgtcagtgactgttt
The DNA window shown above is from Hippocampus zosterae strain Florida chromosome 9, ASM2543408v3, whole genome shotgun sequence and carries:
- the wnt4 gene encoding protein Wnt-4a isoform X1 translates to MTEECVLRCVLMLCCALLSANASNWLYLAKLSSVGSIRDEETCERLRGLIHRQVQICKRSVEVMDAVRRGAQLAIDECQFQFRNRRWNCSTLESMPVFGKVVTQGTREAAFVYAISAASVAFAVTRACSSGELEKCGCDHNVHGVSPEGFQWSGCSDNIAYGVAFSQSFVDVRERSKGQSSSRALMNLHNNEAGRKAILAHMRVECKCHGVSGSCEVKTCWKAMPPFRKVGNVIKEKFDGATEVEQRKMGSAKVLVPRNSQFKPHTDEDLVYLEPSPDFCDHDPRTPGMLGTVGRQCNRTSKAIDGCELMCCGRGFQTQQVEVVDRCSCKFHWCCYVKCKQCRKMEEMHTCR
- the wnt4 gene encoding protein Wnt-4a isoform X2, producing the protein MYLAKLSSVGSIRDEETCERLRGLIHRQVQICKRSVEVMDAVRRGAQLAIDECQFQFRNRRWNCSTLESMPVFGKVVTQGTREAAFVYAISAASVAFAVTRACSSGELEKCGCDHNVHGVSPEGFQWSGCSDNIAYGVAFSQSFVDVRERSKGQSSSRALMNLHNNEAGRKAILAHMRVECKCHGVSGSCEVKTCWKAMPPFRKVGNVIKEKFDGATEVEQRKMGSAKVLVPRNSQFKPHTDEDLVYLEPSPDFCDHDPRTPGMLGTVGRQCNRTSKAIDGCELMCCGRGFQTQQVEVVDRCSCKFHWCCYVKCKQCRKMEEMHTCR